The Pontibacter sp. SGAir0037 DNA segment CGAGTCGAACCCACTCATTTTTGCCAGTTTCTCCAGCCTCGGCTTCAACTCCAAAGCGGTCTCCCTTGAAAAAGCAATGCCCTTGCTGGATCGCTCCAGAAGCGTTTTAATAAAGCTCAGCTGGTTTCGGCTCAGAAACTTCTCATCGAACAGGTCGGAATGAAACTGCAGCGTTATTTCATAGATATCGTTGCTCCTGCACTGGTGGTTGAACCACCCGTGCGGCAGATTACTGCCAACCAGAACCAGGTCAACATCGCCGATAACCTCTGTATGATCGCCTACGATACGTTTGGCATCTGCCGCATTACATACAAAATTCAGTTCAAATTCATCGTGGTAGTGCAACGGAAATGTAAACTCCTGCTTCTGTCTCGAAAAAATGGTAAAGCAGTCATTCTCTGTTAAAGGAGTAATCTCACGGTAGATAGCACTCATGCTCGGGTGATTTTTGTTAGAACATTTACCGGAAGCAGCCCGATAATGTTAAAATAAGAGCAACGATAAAACGTAGCAGCCTGTTATGAAACAATTTTAACCTATACGTGCCAGGATAACAAGTTAATTTAGCAAAATATTTGACAGCAAAAGAGCAATATCAGCGATAAGGCTAAATAAATAGTGATTTAAAGCAGCTTGATAGTTAAAGCAAAGTAATACTATATGCACTGTTAACAGCTGTTAAAAGAATTGCTTTGGTTAATAAATAGCAAATAGATAAGATATCAGAGCAAATAATTGAT contains these protein-coding regions:
- a CDS encoding AraC family transcriptional regulator, with the translated sequence MSAIYREITPLTENDCFTIFSRQKQEFTFPLHYHDEFELNFVCNAADAKRIVGDHTEVIGDVDLVLVGSNLPHGWFNHQCRSNDIYEITLQFHSDLFDEKFLSRNQLSFIKTLLERSSKGIAFSRETALELKPRLEKLAKMSGFDSVVELISILQGLATSRQMRTLSNSSFTSEQFTYYSRRIEKVFEFMQNNYDKEISLADVAKVVSMPEVSFSRFIKKRTGKTFIESLNEIRLGHASRMLIDTTETISEISYKCGFNNLSYFNRIFRRKNGCTPKEFRQNYSGSRVFI